The Paracholeplasma brassicae genome contains a region encoding:
- the rsmA gene encoding 16S rRNA (adenine(1518)-N(6)/adenine(1519)-N(6))-dimethyltransferase RsmA, which yields MQTNRPKKQYGQNFLTDEHVLREIISRSAIDKDSIVIEIGPGRGALTKHLVKAVKHVLAFEIDETLKPYLIPIQADNPNLEILFQDVMSINIKEEIEQRFNDQRVACIANIPYYITSPIIFMLLETNNVTNASLMIQKEVADRLIANPKTKAYGAFTVLVKFEAEVKKLISVKRGCFYPIPAVDSAVIELTKHNTYKEQCRNHELFRQLVKASFGQKRKTLLNNLSQTFDLNKQELLKKLQLIDDSYTEFTRAEEMSIDQFIQLTNGWEL from the coding sequence ATGCAAACCAACAGACCTAAAAAACAATATGGACAGAACTTTTTAACCGATGAACACGTCTTAAGAGAAATCATCAGTCGTTCTGCGATTGATAAAGATTCGATTGTCATTGAAATTGGTCCTGGTAGAGGTGCACTGACAAAACATTTAGTTAAGGCCGTTAAACACGTACTTGCTTTTGAAATTGATGAGACACTTAAACCATATTTAATCCCGATACAAGCGGATAATCCTAATTTAGAGATTCTCTTTCAAGATGTGATGAGCATCAACATCAAAGAAGAAATTGAACAACGATTTAACGATCAACGTGTGGCTTGTATTGCAAATATTCCATATTACATTACTAGTCCAATTATCTTTATGTTATTAGAAACAAATAACGTTACAAATGCTTCTTTAATGATACAAAAAGAAGTGGCTGATCGTTTGATTGCAAATCCGAAAACAAAAGCCTATGGGGCATTTACGGTCTTAGTTAAATTTGAGGCTGAAGTTAAAAAACTCATCAGTGTGAAACGTGGGTGCTTCTATCCAATACCGGCCGTTGATTCTGCCGTCATTGAATTAACGAAACACAACACGTATAAAGAACAATGTAGAAACCATGAACTCTTTAGACAACTCGTTAAAGCATCGTTTGGTCAAAAGAGAAAAACATTATTAAATAACTTGAGTCAAACCTTTGATTTAAATAAACAAGAATTACTTAAAAAACTACAATTGATTGATGACTCTTACACAGAATTCACTAGAGCTGAGGAGATGTCGATTGATCAATTCATTCAATTAACGAATGGGTGGGAACTATGA
- a CDS encoding phosphate propanoyltransferase — protein MKKIPIGVSGRHAHLSQEHLEILFGPGYELTVMKDLSQPGQYAAEEKIDVISPAGKLQAGVRILGPVRKASQVEISRSDAIRGKFVAPVRSSGDVKGSGACTLVGPKGQVELTEGVIVADRHIHFSLTDASEFNVKDGDVVSIKIDGTKPGILENVLCRVSDKFALDCHIDTDDGAAFEVQTGDSVTLVKKYQIIE, from the coding sequence ATGAAAAAAATTCCTATCGGTGTGTCAGGTAGACATGCTCACTTATCGCAAGAACATTTAGAAATACTCTTTGGTCCAGGCTATGAGTTGACGGTGATGAAAGACTTAAGTCAACCTGGTCAATACGCGGCAGAAGAAAAGATCGACGTTATCTCTCCAGCGGGTAAGCTTCAGGCTGGTGTGCGTATCTTAGGTCCAGTAAGAAAAGCATCACAAGTTGAGATTTCAAGAAGCGATGCAATTAGAGGTAAATTTGTTGCACCGGTTCGCTCATCAGGCGATGTTAAAGGTAGCGGGGCATGTACATTAGTTGGTCCAAAAGGCCAAGTAGAATTAACTGAAGGTGTGATTGTTGCCGACAGACACATTCATTTCTCTTTAACAGATGCAAGTGAATTTAACGTCAAAGATGGTGACGTTGTTTCGATTAAAATCGATGGCACTAAGCCTGGTATTTTAGAAAATGTTTTATGCCGTGTTTCAGACAAGTTTGCACTTGACTGTCACATTGACACAGACGATGGCGCTGCGTTTGAAGTTCAAACTGGCGACTCGGTTACTTTAGTTAAAAAATATCAAATTATCGAATAA
- a CDS encoding HD domain-containing protein, with the protein MIRKRDNKKVFRDPIYGYINVEYDFISDLIDSNEFQRLRRIRQLSGVSMVFHGAEHSRFSHSIGVYGLAYKVLQEQQVIKNYLNEYEQVVFLTAALLHDIGHGPYSHSFEHVFGLSHEAYSAKIIKHSTGIASILDQVSESLKEDVCSVILKQGKFKIIEQLISSQLDVDRMDYLERDSYFTGAKYGNIDKDRIIRMMTIKDDIIVFKEGAIHAIENYLISRYHMYWQVYYHPVARSYEIILEQIYLRMLDLIKDKQLDDDYSLYLKNVIENQEDITSYLELDDYYVNGLIKRYRHHKDVILNTLCNDFLDRHLFSYETIKDTSDERILEIKALVNDNNYFYKIDQVSQVTYLLNEFDIVINRINILMKDGEIKKLDQVSPIVKGLSVSGIKTDCKLFFRHV; encoded by the coding sequence ATGATAAGAAAACGCGACAACAAAAAGGTTTTTCGTGACCCGATTTATGGTTATATTAACGTTGAATACGACTTCATCAGTGACTTGATTGACTCTAATGAGTTTCAACGTCTAAGACGTATTAGACAACTCTCAGGTGTCTCGATGGTCTTTCATGGGGCAGAACATTCACGTTTTTCACACTCGATCGGAGTTTATGGTCTTGCGTATAAAGTCTTGCAAGAACAACAAGTCATCAAAAACTATTTAAATGAATACGAACAGGTGGTTTTTTTAACTGCTGCACTATTACACGACATTGGTCATGGCCCATACTCGCATTCATTTGAGCATGTCTTTGGCTTATCACATGAGGCTTACTCCGCTAAAATTATCAAACATTCAACAGGCATTGCCTCTATTCTAGATCAAGTGAGTGAATCATTAAAAGAAGACGTTTGTTCAGTGATATTAAAACAAGGTAAGTTTAAAATCATCGAACAACTGATTTCTAGTCAATTAGACGTTGATCGAATGGACTACTTAGAACGTGATTCTTATTTCACAGGGGCAAAATATGGAAACATTGATAAAGACCGAATCATTCGAATGATGACGATTAAAGACGACATTATCGTCTTTAAAGAAGGTGCGATTCACGCAATCGAGAACTACTTAATTAGTCGTTATCACATGTACTGGCAGGTTTATTATCACCCAGTAGCAAGGTCTTATGAAATCATCTTAGAACAAATCTATCTACGTATGCTTGATTTGATAAAAGACAAACAATTAGATGATGACTACAGTTTATATTTAAAAAATGTCATTGAAAACCAAGAAGACATTACCTCGTATCTAGAGTTAGATGACTACTATGTGAACGGGTTAATCAAGCGTTACAGGCATCACAAAGACGTAATATTAAACACACTTTGTAACGACTTTCTAGATCGACACTTATTTTCTTATGAAACGATCAAAGATACGTCAGATGAAAGAATCCTTGAAATTAAAGCACTCGTTAATGATAATAACTATTTTTATAAAATCGATCAAGTGTCTCAAGTCACCTACTTATTGAATGAATTTGACATCGTAATCAATCGCATCAATATTTTAATGAAAGATGGCGAAATTAAGAAACTTGATCAAGTCTCACCAATCGTCAAAGGGTTGTCTGTTTCAGGTATAAAAACAGATTGTAAACTCTTCTTTAGACATGTTTAA
- the ispE gene encoding 4-(cytidine 5'-diphospho)-2-C-methyl-D-erythritol kinase has product MIREHAYAKINLALEIVRKRDDGYHELKSLMIPIELKDELIFTKGVGLNFASNVAIADNSIIKVYEVMKNRYNVKEGVSISLIKEIPVGAGLGGGSADIAATIRGLNRFWQLNLDSKEMRKLSIELGSDTLFCLYNSPAIITGRGEYIEFINSEMKFEHITLVVPNYQTSTKEAFKHVTFYQHDNEKFEQIKKSFIENKRDDLKDALYNDMLDANFILHNESRLYFKALQTQGLKPHLSGSGSVIYFLDLNQDELERLRELTPSNYQIIKTKQL; this is encoded by the coding sequence ATGATTAGAGAACACGCGTATGCAAAAATTAACTTAGCCCTAGAAATCGTCAGAAAAAGGGACGATGGTTATCATGAATTAAAGTCATTGATGATTCCAATTGAACTTAAAGATGAACTTATTTTCACAAAAGGAGTCGGACTTAATTTTGCATCAAATGTTGCAATCGCTGACAATTCGATTATCAAAGTATACGAAGTCATGAAAAACCGCTATAACGTTAAAGAGGGTGTCTCAATTAGCCTGATTAAGGAAATACCCGTTGGTGCTGGCCTTGGTGGCGGTTCCGCTGATATTGCAGCAACCATTCGAGGGCTTAATCGTTTTTGGCAATTAAACCTAGACAGTAAAGAAATGAGAAAACTCTCAATTGAGCTTGGCTCAGACACATTATTTTGTTTATACAACTCACCTGCCATCATCACAGGTCGAGGTGAGTATATTGAATTCATTAACAGTGAGATGAAGTTTGAGCACATTACGCTAGTAGTACCTAATTATCAAACATCGACGAAAGAAGCGTTTAAGCATGTGACGTTTTATCAACACGACAATGAGAAATTTGAACAGATAAAGAAATCATTTATAGAAAACAAAAGAGATGACTTAAAAGATGCGCTATATAATGACATGTTAGATGCTAACTTCATTCTACACAATGAATCAAGACTCTATTTTAAAGCATTACAGACTCAGGGACTAAAACCACATTTATCCGGTAGTGGCTCAGTCATCTACTTTCTAGATCTTAATCAAGACGAATTAGAAAGACTCAGAGAATTAACGCCAAGTAATTATCAAATAATAAAAACAAAACAGCTTTAA
- the rnmV gene encoding ribonuclease M5 yields the protein MFKEVVVVEGIHDELRLKEIFSDIDTISTNGSEVSEALLESLEQLAKTRDLILFLDPDSAGERIRRIISTRILNVKHAFITYDEGVSKNHKKVGIEHASKEAIMTALQLSKETIEKRSDVTFDYLVDRGLINQPYSKELRLMVCNQLRIGYVNSKGLLKRLHMFSISIKDIEGVLDANQQT from the coding sequence ATGTTTAAAGAAGTCGTAGTTGTTGAAGGGATTCATGATGAGTTACGCCTAAAAGAAATATTTAGTGACATCGATACGATCAGTACCAACGGATCAGAAGTCAGTGAGGCGTTACTTGAATCCTTAGAACAATTAGCCAAAACAAGAGATCTAATCTTGTTTCTTGACCCGGATTCGGCTGGTGAACGCATCAGACGAATCATTTCAACACGCATTTTAAACGTTAAACACGCGTTTATCACATACGACGAAGGCGTTTCGAAGAATCATAAAAAAGTAGGAATTGAACACGCGTCAAAAGAGGCAATAATGACCGCTCTTCAGTTGTCTAAAGAGACGATAGAAAAACGCTCTGACGTAACATTTGACTACTTAGTTGATCGAGGATTAATCAATCAACCTTACTCAAAAGAACTTAGATTAATGGTTTGTAACCAACTGCGTATTGGTTATGTTAACTCAAAAGGATTATTAAAACGACTACACATGTTTTCAATTTCGATTAAAGACATAGAGGGGGTACTTGATGCAAACCAACAGACCTAA
- the pth gene encoding aminoacyl-tRNA hydrolase — protein sequence MKLIVGLGNPGKDYDKTRHNVGFEVLDLLAKENNVTFKLDKNFDGLITTYQEGLEKVILLKPTTYMNLSGQSVIKVKNYYKVDLNDILIVVDDINIELAALRLREKGSAGGHNGLKSLISHLQSNEFKRIRVGIKFEKGDLINHVLGKFSKKELEVLEPAFQLAKDACVLFSKNTPFSNIMTRYNTPAIS from the coding sequence ATGAAACTAATTGTTGGCTTAGGTAATCCAGGAAAAGACTACGATAAAACGAGGCACAACGTTGGGTTTGAAGTACTAGACTTATTAGCTAAAGAAAATAATGTGACATTCAAATTGGACAAAAATTTCGACGGTCTAATTACCACCTATCAAGAAGGATTAGAAAAAGTCATCTTATTAAAACCAACGACCTACATGAACTTATCGGGTCAATCCGTCATCAAAGTAAAAAATTATTATAAGGTCGATCTAAATGATATACTGATTGTTGTTGATGATATTAACATTGAACTAGCAGCACTTAGATTAAGAGAAAAAGGCAGTGCGGGTGGCCATAATGGACTAAAAAGTCTAATTAGCCACTTACAGTCAAACGAATTTAAACGTATTCGTGTTGGCATCAAATTTGAAAAAGGTGACTTGATTAATCACGTCTTAGGAAAGTTTTCGAAAAAAGAGCTTGAGGTCTTAGAACCCGCCTTTCAATTGGCGAAAGACGCATGTGTCTTATTTAGTAAAAATACCCCTTTTTCAAACATCATGACAAGATACAACACCCCGGCGATTTCATAA
- the mfd gene encoding transcription-repair coupling factor: MSSLFDLFLNLKTNRPIVGKKDNLRLNQITDSYNQLLVSSLYLTSNETVFVVLPNLYMAQQYYDGLSTICGAENVLFYPADEMLSSLMALSSQEFKIERIYTLGSLINQDKRIVVTNQNGAMKRQLSKEDWMDATRKLEVGKEINRDDLIGYLVSHGYSHEYTVTKTGEFGLRGSILDIFPIGAETPYRVDFFGDEVDRIKLFKPDTQLSIGETNEISILPMNELFFNDHKRDQVIEQIEAFLETKTLSKEEYTKFNTDLDHLYNRRDLDSLTYFTHFFNPNPETLFDFTDQKTIIYVDEHKMAKNYDRMDLDLADYLKQLKGEVFYEFKYYLKMKELMSYPHIEITGFTPLNNDHLYSVYARDEIIYQGNVNAFIDEIKKNKGTYVVSMNQPQRFDRIKDLFEEAGIDYICNPRIIEEGIMNLFYPMNLPSTYLQQDAIHFLNEQDIFDYKSHKRLIRYKSVISEAIKISSVEELKVGDFVVHYDYGIGQYKGLQTMELGGHKKDYIHIAYQGTDFLYIPIDQIDMILKYSSRDGHVPTLTKLGTASWNNTKKRVKEKLNDISDKLIKLYAERENAEGFSFPKDDQMQLDFENSFEFEETIDQLKAIKDVKKDMESKRPMDRLLIGDVGYGKTEVAMRAAFKAVVANKQVCYLVPTTVLARQHFYAFKKRFEPFGINVELLSRFVSDREQNETLKKMEKGLVDVVIGTHRLLSKDIVFKDLGLLIIDEEQRFGVEHKEKIKEMRINVDVLSLSATPIPRTLQMSLMGIKDLTMIETPPLNRYPIQTYVLERHEAIIKEAIERELARAGQVFYLYNKVSDMESVVRKLFKLVPEAKITFAHGKMSKDVLEDRLSEFIDRRFDVLVSTTIIETGIDIPNTNTLIIHDADRLGLSQLYQIRGRVGRSDKIAYAYLMYQKNKDMSDDAIKRLQTIKDFTELGSGFKIAMRDLSIRGAGDILGDEQSGFIDSVGMELYLKLLEESVNEKKGIKKEAKKEQQDIVLSARHIDENYISSDEVRVEIHKRISSINTLNEAKNLEIELEDRFGRVDQELIVYMYEKLFKKYCSKLGVEKTIKSKTDLTILLSIEASKQVNGEKLFLATNEIDASIQLGYLHERVSITLIIKQSEKHYLYQFIEYLSLITS, translated from the coding sequence ATGAGTTCACTATTTGATCTATTTCTAAATTTAAAAACAAACCGACCAATCGTTGGGAAAAAGGACAACTTAAGATTAAATCAAATCACCGATAGCTATAACCAGTTATTGGTTTCTTCCCTTTATTTGACCTCAAATGAGACGGTTTTTGTGGTCTTACCTAACCTTTATATGGCTCAACAATACTACGACGGCTTATCAACCATTTGTGGGGCAGAAAACGTCTTATTTTATCCAGCCGATGAAATGTTGTCCTCCTTAATGGCCTTATCGAGTCAAGAGTTTAAAATTGAGCGTATTTACACGCTTGGCAGTTTAATCAACCAAGATAAAAGAATCGTTGTAACAAATCAAAATGGTGCAATGAAGAGACAGTTGTCAAAAGAAGATTGGATGGATGCCACGAGAAAATTAGAAGTTGGCAAAGAAATCAATCGTGATGATTTAATCGGTTATCTGGTCAGTCACGGCTACTCACATGAATATACAGTGACAAAAACCGGTGAATTTGGTCTAAGAGGTTCAATCCTTGATATCTTTCCTATTGGGGCTGAAACGCCTTATCGTGTGGATTTCTTTGGTGATGAAGTAGACCGAATCAAACTCTTTAAACCAGACACACAACTTTCAATTGGTGAAACCAACGAGATTTCAATATTACCAATGAATGAACTCTTTTTTAATGATCACAAACGGGATCAAGTCATCGAACAAATTGAAGCATTTTTAGAAACAAAGACGCTTTCAAAAGAAGAATACACGAAATTCAATACCGATCTAGATCACTTATATAATCGTAGGGACTTGGATAGTCTAACCTACTTTACCCACTTTTTTAACCCAAACCCAGAAACGTTATTTGATTTTACCGACCAAAAGACCATCATCTACGTGGATGAACATAAAATGGCTAAAAACTACGACCGAATGGATTTGGATTTAGCCGACTATTTAAAGCAGTTAAAAGGTGAAGTCTTTTATGAGTTTAAGTACTATTTAAAGATGAAGGAGTTAATGAGTTACCCTCACATTGAAATCACAGGGTTTACCCCGCTTAATAATGATCACCTATATTCGGTATATGCAAGAGATGAAATCATCTATCAAGGTAACGTCAATGCGTTTATTGATGAGATAAAGAAAAATAAAGGTACTTACGTGGTTTCAATGAACCAGCCACAACGCTTTGATCGAATTAAGGATTTATTCGAAGAAGCAGGTATTGACTATATTTGTAACCCCAGAATCATTGAAGAAGGTATTATGAACTTATTCTACCCGATGAATTTACCGAGCACCTACCTTCAACAAGATGCCATTCACTTTTTAAATGAACAAGACATCTTTGATTATAAGAGTCATAAAAGACTAATCCGATACAAATCGGTAATTAGTGAAGCAATTAAAATATCATCAGTAGAGGAGTTAAAAGTAGGCGACTTTGTTGTCCATTATGATTACGGCATTGGTCAATATAAAGGGCTACAAACGATGGAACTTGGTGGGCATAAAAAAGACTACATACACATTGCTTACCAAGGCACTGACTTTTTATACATACCAATTGATCAAATCGATATGATTTTAAAATACTCATCAAGAGATGGTCACGTACCAACGCTAACTAAGTTAGGCACGGCTTCATGGAATAACACAAAAAAGAGAGTCAAAGAAAAGCTCAATGACATATCCGATAAACTAATCAAACTTTACGCTGAAAGAGAAAATGCCGAAGGTTTCTCGTTTCCTAAGGATGATCAAATGCAATTAGATTTTGAAAATTCGTTTGAATTCGAAGAAACAATCGACCAGTTAAAAGCAATTAAAGACGTTAAAAAAGACATGGAGTCAAAAAGACCGATGGACCGTTTATTAATTGGGGATGTTGGCTATGGTAAGACCGAAGTCGCTATGCGTGCTGCCTTTAAAGCAGTGGTAGCAAACAAACAGGTTTGTTATTTAGTGCCCACAACCGTCCTTGCAAGACAGCATTTTTACGCATTTAAAAAACGCTTTGAACCATTTGGAATTAATGTCGAACTTTTGAGCCGTTTTGTCTCAGATAGAGAACAAAACGAGACACTAAAAAAAATGGAAAAAGGCCTGGTCGATGTCGTCATTGGGACACACCGACTACTATCCAAAGACATCGTGTTTAAAGACCTCGGTTTACTCATCATTGATGAGGAACAACGTTTTGGTGTGGAACACAAAGAGAAAATCAAAGAAATGCGAATCAATGTGGATGTCTTATCACTTTCAGCCACACCTATCCCAAGAACGCTTCAAATGAGTTTGATGGGCATTAAAGATTTAACAATGATTGAAACACCACCTTTAAACCGCTATCCAATTCAAACCTACGTCCTAGAAAGACACGAGGCGATCATTAAAGAAGCGATTGAACGTGAACTTGCTAGAGCAGGACAAGTCTTTTATTTGTACAATAAGGTCTCAGACATGGAATCAGTCGTTAGGAAATTATTTAAACTTGTGCCTGAGGCAAAAATCACGTTTGCCCATGGTAAGATGAGTAAAGATGTCCTTGAAGATCGACTCTCTGAATTTATAGACCGACGGTTTGATGTTTTAGTCTCAACGACCATCATCGAAACAGGTATAGATATCCCAAACACCAACACACTAATTATTCATGATGCAGACAGGCTTGGCCTTTCTCAGCTTTATCAAATTAGAGGTAGAGTTGGTCGTAGCGACAAGATCGCTTACGCCTATTTAATGTATCAAAAGAATAAAGACATGAGTGACGATGCCATCAAACGTCTACAAACCATTAAAGACTTTACAGAACTTGGATCAGGCTTTAAGATCGCGATGAGAGACTTATCAATCCGAGGCGCTGGAGATATCTTAGGTGATGAACAATCTGGTTTTATCGACAGCGTAGGTATGGAGCTCTATTTAAAACTACTTGAAGAATCCGTCAATGAGAAAAAAGGCATCAAAAAAGAAGCTAAGAAGGAACAACAAGACATCGTTTTATCAGCGCGTCATATTGATGAGAACTACATTAGTAGCGATGAAGTCAGAGTTGAGATACATAAACGTATTTCTTCAATTAATACGCTTAATGAAGCGAAAAACCTTGAAATTGAATTAGAAGATCGCTTTGGTAGGGTTGATCAAGAACTCATCGTTTACATGTATGAAAAACTATTTAAGAAATATTGTAGTAAGCTAGGCGTTGAAAAGACGATTAAGTCTAAAACGGATTTAACCATCCTACTTTCAATTGAGGCCTCTAAACAAGTCAACGGGGAAAAACTCTTTCTTGCGACGAATGAAATAGATGCCTCTATACAACTAGGCTATCTTCACGAACGTGTTTCAATTACTCTAATCATTAAACAAAGCGAAAAACATTACCTATATCAGTTCATAGAATATTTAAGTTTGATTACTTCTTGA
- a CDS encoding ribose-phosphate diphosphokinase: MSVIEGKKVKLFALSANPSLAQDVSEASGIPISACEVTRFADGEIGVNITESVRGHHVFVVQPTSKPVNESLMEVLIMTDALKRASAASITILMPYYGYSRQDRKAKSRQPITAKLVADLLQVAGVDRVICIDLHAAQIQGFFDIPIDNFPGMPLLASYFVDSKLENITVVSPDHGGVTRARSFAKMLGTPIAIIDKRRPEANKAEVMNIIGDVAGRTCIMVDDIIDTGGTLMAGANALLEAGATAVYAAATHAIFSNNAIERLQNSNIKKVIVTNTIVLDDVDKYDKIEQLSIGQLLGKSILNIIEDEPISQIFENIYKDSKQ, encoded by the coding sequence ATGTCAGTTATCGAAGGTAAGAAAGTAAAATTGTTTGCATTATCCGCAAACCCATCACTTGCACAAGATGTAAGTGAAGCTTCAGGTATTCCAATTTCAGCGTGCGAAGTCACAAGATTCGCTGATGGTGAAATTGGCGTAAACATCACAGAATCCGTCCGTGGTCACCATGTGTTTGTGGTTCAACCAACCTCAAAACCAGTCAATGAATCGTTAATGGAAGTATTGATTATGACCGATGCACTAAAACGTGCCTCAGCAGCAAGCATCACCATCTTAATGCCATATTATGGTTATTCAAGACAAGATAGAAAAGCCAAATCAAGACAACCAATTACGGCAAAATTAGTCGCTGATTTACTTCAAGTCGCCGGTGTTGACCGTGTGATTTGTATCGACTTACACGCGGCTCAAATTCAAGGGTTCTTCGATATTCCAATCGATAACTTTCCAGGGATGCCACTACTTGCGTCCTACTTTGTCGATAGCAAACTAGAAAACATCACGGTTGTATCACCTGATCATGGTGGTGTGACACGCGCAAGAAGTTTTGCTAAAATGCTTGGTACACCAATTGCGATTATTGATAAGCGTCGTCCGGAGGCAAACAAAGCCGAAGTGATGAACATCATAGGTGATGTCGCTGGTAGAACATGTATTATGGTTGATGACATCATCGATACCGGTGGTACATTAATGGCAGGGGCAAATGCACTACTTGAAGCAGGCGCAACCGCAGTTTATGCGGCAGCAACCCACGCGATATTCTCTAATAACGCGATTGAACGCTTACAAAATTCTAACATCAAAAAAGTCATTGTCACCAACACAATCGTGTTAGATGACGTCGATAAATACGACAAGATTGAACAACTATCGATTGGCCAACTCTTAGGTAAATCGATTCTAAATATCATTGAAGACGAACCAATCAGCCAAATATTTGAAAATATCTACAAAGATTCCAAACAATAA